Genomic segment of Psychrobacter sanguinis:
GTTGACCAACATCATTTGCTCGAGCAACTGATCGCTTTGGTCAGTTAACAGTGCAAAGTCGTTAATCCCAGCATTGAGAATGACAGTGTCGATAGTATTTGAGCCACTAGTGAATTGAGTTAAAGCATTGACTAAGTCATCTTGCGAGGCGGGCAGGCTTAAATCGCATACATAAGACTCAATCGCTAGCTTGGGATAGTCTTGGCTCAGTTTGTATCGTAAGTCGGCTAATGTTTGAGTGTTGCGACCTACTAAAATGACAGGACTGTTATTGAGGCATAATTGTTTGGCTATTTCTTGGCCGATACCGCCCGTCGCACCAATAAGAACAGTATAGGATAAAGAGGGAATGGTCGCCTCAGCGTGTGATTGAGTGTCAGAGGTTGTCATTTTAAGTAGACCTTATGGCTGTTTTTATGTTGTTTTTATCAGGGCAACAACGTAATGGTGTAACGGGTTAACTATGGGTTAGTTTCTCAAATCTAAACTCTAGGCCTTAAGCCCTAAGCCCTAAACCCATTGCAATATAAAGCTTACGCTCATTTAAAGGCACCAGGATTTCACGACGACCATGCATGATTCGTTTGTTATCGATAACCAACACATCGCCATCTTGCCAAGTCACATCTTGCGTATAGGCCTCACAAAGCTGGGTTAATCGCTCAATCATGTCAGCAGTTACTGGCTCGCCATTTGCTAAGGTAAACTCTGGTTTTTCATAGTTAAAAGAAGGCCCTAGTAAGGTATTGGCAAAAGCAGGCAGCCCACTTAAATTATCTGAACGAATGGCGGGCACTTGTAACACGTAACGTACACCGCCATCGCTCTGAGGTTCAACAGCATGAGTCAATAAGTCACTCTTTGTCTTATCGATAAAGGATTTTAAGTCATCAAGGCTAAAATTATTACTTCCTTCGGTTTGCCCCATCGCTGTGGCCATATAAGTCTGCCAAATTGCTTTGGGAAGATAACGGCTGATACGGATAGGCTGGGAGAATAGTTGTTTTAGGTCTGCCGGTAGTGCTTCATATACCGCATGGCCATCACATACTGTGGTTTGTGAGCCTTTACTGGCACTAAGCTCACTAAAAAAAGCAATGACATCAGGCGGCATCGGGGTATTGCCATTTTCTATATGTAGACCGACCGGATGCGTGCCAGCATCCACTTTCTGTGCTTCTTTGTTTATATTTTCGCGAGCAGGATCATAGGTCAATGTTTGGCATAAGTCGTTCATTAAGCTACTAAAGCTATCTACGTTGTAACCCTCATCTCGTAATAGTAACCAGCCTTGGGTCTGTAGAGCCGTTAGTATATCCGCTCTATGTTGCAAGCCGTTTTCTATGCTGTCTGTCAAAATAGGGTTTTCGTGAGCAGTATCGATAGCTGACTGTGGTTGTAATTGTGACTGCGACTCTGATTCAGACTGTGACTCAGATTTTGGAGATGAAGCAGTTTGTGAAGACAGGGTGTTCATAAGGTTTCCTTATTGATAATGGCAATAATAAATAATGAAAATGATCATTTTAATCAGTAGGTAAAGTAGGGCTAAACACTTAGCCCTAATGCAGGACCATAAGCGCTGAGAATATGCATTCTTCGCAGTTTCCCGTTATCAGTCAGTAGCTCATTTTCAGTGCTAAACGGGGTGTCTACTATTTGCCAATGTTTGATACGTGCGTAATCAGGTAAGGTGTTATTAGTGCGTTCTATGGCTTCAGCAACGGCTTTATGAATCTCGTTATTATCATTGCTGTTGCTATTACTCATGTTGGCACTGCTACTGCCATCACCACTCAGCACGTTCTGACAGTTCTGATTTACCACAATTACTGCAGATAAGGCTGGCTCGCCATCACCTAAGACCGCTGCTTGATAGATAACGGGCTGAGTTAACAGCTGGGCTTCTACCCATTCTGGTGAAATATTGCGACCAAAGCTGCTAATCAGCACATTTTTAAGTCGTCCGGTAATGTATAAATAGCCATCATCATCTATATGGCCAATGTCTCCGGTGGCAATCAATGGCTGACTTTGCTTAGAGGTAGTCAATGACTCAAGTGGCTCATCGTCTTGATTGAGATAACCGTGCATCGCATTACCCGCCACCATGACTTCACCACTTGGGGCAATACTGACCGAAGCGTGAGGCATCGGTTTACCCACACTACCGAATCGATGAGCTTTCGGTGTATTGAGACTAACCACTGAGCCACATTCTGAGAGTCCATAACCTTCATATACTGGCAAGCCTAAAGACGCTGCTTCTTGTAATAATTTGGGAGATACTTTGCCGCCACCTACTGCCATAAATCGTAGCGTTGGCATGGTGCATGAGCGTAAGGAGACTAGATCAGAGTCGTCTTTGTTTGTTTCTTGTGCCTTTAGATACTCTTGTTTATGCTCTTTTTCATAACCGCATTGAGTGACTGGTTGAGTAGTTTGCTGGATTATCATAGTCTCACAAATGGCTTTAAGCATTTGTGGCAGTAAAATAACACTGGCTATTTTATGAGTCTGTACTGCCTGTATTAATCTGTCGGCATCAAAGGCTTGATTAGACAATAATCCAAATTTACTCACATCGCCTATGACTAAAGTGCGACCCATATAAAAGCTGACATACATACCTGCGACATTTTCTAGTAGGGTAGTAAAAGGTAATACGCTTAAATGACCGGCTTTAAAATCGAAGGTCATGTCTGTACGTGATGAGGTATAGCGTGAAGTGTGATTAGAAGTGTGGTTAGGAGAGTCAGCTAATAATGTATCGCTTAAAGCGTCCGATAGTGACACCACAATTTTCATTAAGGTATCTTCACCTAAGCACACGCCTTTGGGCATACCGGTACTGCCTGAGGTATAGGTCACCTTACAAAAAGGCGATGTTTCTGAACTGCTGTGACTGGCCGTTTGTTGCAATGAGTTGGCTTTATTCGTCGATAAGTTATTAGTCGATAATTTATTAGGAAATAAACGGCTATCAACGTGGTAAAACTCACCAGTAATCAACGGCATTTGTTCAAAGGTAATGGTGTTTATATTCGCCATATCCAATTTGCTGATATAGCCGGAAGTACTTGTCTTGAGTTTATTTTCAGCACTTGTCTCAATAGGAGTCTCAGTAAGCTCAGACAGAGTAAGACCGGACCCAACATAGACGGTATGGATTTGAGCATCTTTAATTAAATGATTAATTTGCGATGCACTAAAGAATAGTGGAATAGGTATAACAACTGCCCCGACATGACTCAAAGCCAAGTCTAATAAGACCCAATCTATGTCATTGTGGGCATATATCGCCACGCGGGTACCTTGCCAATTACTCAGTTGATGCTGCAATTTATCCAAGAAACTCTTTAAGGTGGCATAAGATAAATGGGTTAGGTCATCAGAATTTTGCTGACTATTTGGTTGATTATGAGGGATGGCGCTAATGGCAATTCGATTGGGAGTTTGGCGGGCGTGCTGACAAATAGCATGGTAAATAGGGGTCATGATTGGCTCACATGTTAAGAAGAGGGGTCAACAGTTACGCATATACCTCATTTTTATATTTATAAGGACGTGTACTTAGCAACAGGCAGGCCGTTTATCTACAGGCGGTTGGGTAGTAGAGGACTGGGTAACTAATAGGCCATTTTGCGTATCAATGGTATGCGCATTCGTTGTTTGCATGTCAGTCGGTTGCATACCCGCTGTCTGTATATCATTGAATGGCTTATTAGCCGTGGGCGTACAAACAGACGCTTGTTGATAATTTTCAGTAGGTTCAAGACAGATGTCTGCACTGACCCCAGTCTCAACGTGAGTATGTTCAGTGTATCGATAATAAGGCGAACACACCGCTTTGGATTTAGCCACATCGATGGCCAGTACCAATGGGTTATTATCGTAGTAACTGCCCCAAACGGATTGTTGTTCAGGGTCTTGTAACGCATCGACCGTAGCTCTTGCAACGACATGACTTTCAATACCCATGCTAGACAATATATGTTGGACTACATTGGTTCCGGTACATACCGCCCAATCGACTTTGGTAGCGGCCGCATTAGGCGGACAAGCACTGTCATCAGCCAATCTGGTTATTGGAGATGACAAATGAAATACTAAAAAAGCCACCATTAAACGGGCATTACCCGCACATTGAGAGGCCAGATTGCCAATCTCGCAAATGCGTTCACGGGGCACATGCTGACCTGCAATTTTAGCGATCTCAATTTCTATAGGAGAATTAAGATACTGCTCTAAAAATATCGGCTGTTGGGTAACCGGCGTCAATCCAATCGCCACACTGGGTATAAAAACATTATTGTGGGCAGCAGCAATTGTAGAGGTGGGCTGACTAAATCCTGAAAACAATATAGGCATGAAGTAGCTAAGTTTTGCTTGATGACTGACTTCATATATCTGTTGGATAAAGTTTTGTGCCATGTGATGCTGAGAGCACACATCGTGAGCCATAAAAGGAGACGAGGACGCTGTCGTCGCATAAACCGACAACTCAGACACGACGGTTTTCCCGTTTCTTACTGGTGTTGGATTAAGTGTCTCAATATGAAAAGTGGTATTTGGATTTTGTGATAGCGCTTGTTGTAACAGGGGGTTTTGATGACCAACTGAAGCGTTAATTATTGACATGGATTGCTCCCAATCGGTTATAAATTAAAATGCCATAATCGGCATGGGAGCATAGTAAGGGTTTAACCTTAACTGAACCTTAAGAAAGCTTAAGGGCAACGATTTATTCTTTTATAACAATCGTTTGGTTAAGATGACGATCAACTCTGAGTCAGGTGTTGGACGGTTATTAAACTTAACATCAAGCTGAATAGGCAGACTAAAAAACAAGTAGGTTGGAAGTTGTTATTGAATATTTTTCATAAAAATAAGGTAGCTTGTAGAGGGTAAGCATATAAGGCAGCGAATAAGTAAGAGGTTGCATCATAGTATGACGGTAAACCTTGTCGTCAGTTATAGATATAATATATTTATAACAGAAATTAACTCTGGTGATAACATTAGTCCACCTGTCTATACTCGGTAACTGTCATAGCATTAAGTGAGTCCCAATCAAATTTCTAAAACTATTAAAGCTAAACAGGGAAAGTAAAATGAATACCCATATTTTAAATGAGTTTGATGAGATTTATTATGACTTAGATAAGGTAAGTATTGATGATGTTTACATTAAAAATAGAGATGAAACAAGAATTGAGTTTAATGCGATTAACTTTAAGAATGCCAAGCCTGAAGGAATAAGCTTTCATGAGTATTTCTTTAAGCCTTTTAAAGACACTCAACCTGAAACTTATATAGTGTTATCTCAGGTTAAAGAAAAGTTCTTTTATGCTATCGAAAGAACAGACATGCCAGAGATAATGTCAGACATCACTGCGTTTGGTATTAATATAAACGGTATTATTATATATCTACGGTATACCCCATACATTTCAGATGACGCTGAGCAAAACGAATTCAATTTTCCTAACGAGATTGTTGAATCATGGCTATGGCGTAGTGCAGGTTGGTATATTTCTGATGGAGTAAATTATGGATCACTAGCCCCAAGTGCTTTACCGTCAAGTAACAATCCTCCTCTTGGTTCAATTTGTCCAGACATTGAAGGAAAGAGTAAAAAAGCTCGTGAAAAAGTCGCATTTTTAGAAGGAAAGTTTCAACAGCCATTTTTAGTAGATTATGAAGATGACGACAGTTATGACACCCATTTTCAGCTACGGGCTTTAATTGATACAAGATTTAATCTTTTAGAGCAACCAAAAAACTTCCAGCTATTCTCAATTGTTAATCACGCTAAAAAAGACATGTTCATTATTGAAGATGAAGATGTTTATAGCATCAAAAAACTCATAAACCCTGCCGAAGCGATTGACAAATATGCCGCTCATTTATTGTCTAGACAGGAAGGGTTCTTTGATTTTAGAGAGTATGGCGAGGCGTTTAATTTTTGATTAACCTTCTTAAATATACGACATTAGCTAAAAAAATTTAACACTTAAAAACCAACTCTAAGCAGACTAAAAATTGCTAACAGTTAGAGGTAACATGAGCATTATATGGCTTAAACTTTGAAAAATACTTTTTAACATTCACAACACAAATTTTCGTCTTATCCTAACTTTATTTTATTAAAACTAATGATATCATATCTATATTGAAGTTGCAGTTCATAAAAATAGAATTAATAAAATAGCTTAATATAGGAGAAGATACATCATGAGTACTTTTAAACCTTTAAAAATAGCTCTTATCATTGGTAGCCTTCGCAAAGATTCTGTCAATCGTAAATTTGCTGAATACATGGTTTCGCAAATGCCTGATCATGTATCGGTAGTAGAGTGCCGAATAGACGACTTACCCCATTATAATGAAGACATTGACACTGACACGCCACCTGAAAGTTACTCTCGCATTAGAGAGCAAGTAAAAGATGCAAATGCGTTATTAATTGTTAGTCCAGAATACAACCGTACTATCCCAGGTGGTGTTAAAAATGCTATTGATGTGCTATCACGACCTTTTAAGAACAGTGTATTAACCGGTAGAAAAACAGCATTTGTCACTGCTTCACCTAGTTCATATGGCGGTAGAAGTTGTGGCTTTGACTTACGTAAAACCATGCTGCCTTTTGAAGCGCCAGTATTATTGGCACCGGAAATCTATCTAAGTAATGCTTATGATGCACTAGATGATGAAGGTAATTTTACAAACGAACGTACTCAGAAGTATTTGAAAAAGTTTGTTGATGCATTGGTTGAATTTGCAGAGGGTAAGTAGGGGTGAGCTTGAAAGCTAAGTAGCTTGAGTAAATGGCTCATTCTAAACCTCTCCAAAACCCATAAAAAAGACCTGTCGTATTATTACGGCAGGTCTTTTTAGATATCTGGTGCTGACCTTATTAGTATGGTTAGTAAAGGTGAAGATGTTAAGCTTGTTATAAACCTTCCTACTGGATCAAAGGGCAAAGGGGATAGGTTCATAAATAAACCAATTTTTTAACTAATTAAACAATATAAAATCTCAAACGGGCATAAATACATCACAAACAGTAAAGGTCGAATCAATAAGTTTAAAGTTGAGCTGTCTCTTAATAAAATAGATAGGAATACCAATCGACAAAGAAATGCAGGCAAAGCTGAGAATGCAACAGGTGATGATAGCGGTCATTTAATTGCTAGTAAATTAGGTGTTGCAGGTTATAGATTAAATATGGTTCCGCAAGCGAGCACATTGAATAGAGGCAATTGGAAAAGAATGGAAAATGAAGTAAGGAATGAGTTCAAAGCAGGTAAGTCTGTATCAATAAAGATTGATTTGGATTATGCTAACTCCAGCTCAAGCAGACCAAGTAAATTCATCGTTAATATTAAAGTAGATGGAAAAGCAAAATCACCATATATTTTTGAACAGTAAAGGAGTCTTTGAATGAGTATATCTAATGAAAATGAGGCATACCATATCTTAGTAAAAGCACTTTTAAAGCATGTTGGTAATGACACTTGGGACAGATTAGTCTTAAATACTGAAATTTTCAATAAAATGTCACGGTCTGAAAAAATCATCTATTCTAGTAAAAAAGTTATTAAAGAATATAGGGAATTACCAAGTGAGATTTTAATATCAGAGCATAATGCTGCAATCTATCTCCGAGATCATTTAATAAATCTTACAGGCGATAGAATATGGGGCTTGACCTTTACTCTATATCCTGATGGAAAGTTCGAAATTGACTATGATTATGACAAACCTGAAGATTATGAAGAGACAGATGAAGTATTTACTGGCAAAGAGATTAATCAGACTTTCTTAAAGTGATAAGTTGAATTTGCAATGTTGCCATCACTCTAAGGCTACATTACTTGGTAGTTGGGATACCAGACATAAACTTACTAAATGGTCATGATAAAAGTAGCAAGCAGCGTAAGGTCGAAGAGTTAATAGAAAGCGGTGCTGATATTAGAATCATTAAAGAACATGAGTTTTTAAAGCTGATTAATATTCGATGATAAATCTAGATATTTTATAGTCTTGATAAGTTATTAATCATTTCCATAATGAGTTAGCTTTTAAATACTTATATCATATTTGAAACTGCAAGAGTGAAGAAAAGTAACGGTAATGCGATAAAGTACTAATTACATAAACATTATAAAAATCGAATATTTACATGGAAATTTGGTGGTGGTTCAAAAAGTAGGCTGAAAAAAAACAGGCTGAGAAATTGATAAAATAGTGAAATGCAAATCACACTATACATCAAATGCCCAGCCTGTCTAAGTGACAGTATAAAGAAAAATGGCTTCAAAAGCTATGGTAAACAAAACTATAAATGCAAAGACTGCAAACGGCAGTTTATTGGCGACCATGCCTTAACGTACCAAGGCTGTCACTCCCAAAAAGATAGCAAAATACGCCATCTTATGGTTCGAGGCAGTGGCATAAAAGACATCGCTTGCGTTGAGAGAATCAGCAAAGGCAAAGTACTGGCCACCCTAAAAAAGTGTCACTACCAAATAACCCCCAAGCAAAGGCAATACGACTGTCTTGAAGTCGATGAGCTTTGGACATTCGTAGGCAAGAAGACCAACAAACAATGGCTAATTTATGCCTATCACCGTGACACAGGTGAAATTGTTGCCTATGTGTGGGGAAAACGAGACCTTAACACTGTCAAAAAGCTTAAAGCTAAACTGCAAGCCTTAGGCGTAAGTTGTGCTAGAATCGCTAGTGATACCTGGGATAGCTTTGTTACCGGTTTTAAGGGCTTTACCCAAGTCATTGGCAAGTTTTTCACGGTCGGTATTGAAGGTAATAATTGCACTATCAGACATCGAGTAAGGCGAGCATTTAGGCGAAGTTGTAACTTTTCTAAAAAGCTGGAAAATCACTTTAAAGCCTTTGATTTAGCTTTCTTTTACATCAATCATGGATATGTCTAATGTCAGCCTACTTTTTGAACCACCACCGGAAATTTTATTATGCAATTTATACGTGGGCAAAAAGCAAAGCTAAGTGATGTTTTAACCACTCAAAAAGCATTTAGCTTACAGGTTGATTTAAACAGCCCACTAACGATTGATGTCTCAGTGTTTGGTTTAGATACTGAAAATCATTTGAGCGATGAAGCCTATATGATTTTTTATAATCAACCTGTTAGCCCTTGTGGTTCTATAAGCCTTAAACATAGTACAAACCAACAATCATTGTTTTCAATAGATCTGGCTACGTTGGATAGCAAAATCGAACATCTGATGGTGACATTAGCAATTGATGGTAGCGGTACAATGTCGCAGATAGACCAAAGCAAAATTAGCTTAATCAATATGGAGAGTCAAGTTGTAGCAAGCTTTGCTTTTGATGGCAGTATGTTTGATCAAGAACGTGCGATTATGTTGTTTGAATGCTATAAAAAATCAGGTATCTGGCGATTTAGCGCAATAGCACAAGGATTCAGTGGTGGGTTAGCCAGCTTGATTGAATATTATGGCGGGGAAGTTGAAGAACCTGTAAGTCTACCTGATACTAGCTTATCGCAACATACTAATACAGGTACACAGCTTGATAGTCAGTCTAAAGTGTCGTTAAACAAAATTGTTTTAGATAAACCGGATAGACCTCATAGAGTAAATCTTACCAAAAAGCAGTCTTCTTTAATAGTTGAAGCAATTTGGATTGATAATGGCGATAATCGCAGTGACAATGATGATTTAGATTTACGAGTTGGTTTATTGGTTGAAGGCGAAAGTGTTATGCACTATATTCATGCACCCAACCAGACGGGAGCTTTGAATAAGTTTCCCTA
This window contains:
- a CDS encoding IS1 family transposase, which produces MQITLYIKCPACLSDSIKKNGFKSYGKQNYKCKDCKRQFIGDHALTYQGCHSQKDSKIRHLMVRGSGIKDIACVERISKGKVLATLKKCHYQITPKQRQYDCLEVDELWTFVGKKTNKQWLIYAYHRDTGEIVAYVWGKRDLNTVKKLKAKLQALGVSCARIASDTWDSFVTGFKGFTQVIGKFFTVGIEGNNCTIRHRVRRAFRRSCNFSKKLENHFKAFDLAFFYINHGYV
- a CDS encoding thermostable hemolysin → MSIINASVGHQNPLLQQALSQNPNTTFHIETLNPTPVRNGKTVVSELSVYATTASSSPFMAHDVCSQHHMAQNFIQQIYEVSHQAKLSYFMPILFSGFSQPTSTIAAAHNNVFIPSVAIGLTPVTQQPIFLEQYLNSPIEIEIAKIAGQHVPRERICEIGNLASQCAGNARLMVAFLVFHLSSPITRLADDSACPPNAAATKVDWAVCTGTNVVQHILSSMGIESHVVARATVDALQDPEQQSVWGSYYDNNPLVLAIDVAKSKAVCSPYYRYTEHTHVETGVSADICLEPTENYQQASVCTPTANKPFNDIQTAGMQPTDMQTTNAHTIDTQNGLLVTQSSTTQPPVDKRPACC
- a CDS encoding AMP-binding protein, which codes for MTPIYHAICQHARQTPNRIAISAIPHNQPNSQQNSDDLTHLSYATLKSFLDKLQHQLSNWQGTRVAIYAHNDIDWVLLDLALSHVGAVVIPIPLFFSASQINHLIKDAQIHTVYVGSGLTLSELTETPIETSAENKLKTSTSGYISKLDMANINTITFEQMPLITGEFYHVDSRLFPNKLSTNNLSTNKANSLQQTASHSSSETSPFCKVTYTSGSTGMPKGVCLGEDTLMKIVVSLSDALSDTLLADSPNHTSNHTSRYTSSRTDMTFDFKAGHLSVLPFTTLLENVAGMYVSFYMGRTLVIGDVSKFGLLSNQAFDADRLIQAVQTHKIASVILLPQMLKAICETMIIQQTTQPVTQCGYEKEHKQEYLKAQETNKDDSDLVSLRSCTMPTLRFMAVGGGKVSPKLLQEAASLGLPVYEGYGLSECGSVVSLNTPKAHRFGSVGKPMPHASVSIAPSGEVMVAGNAMHGYLNQDDEPLESLTTSKQSQPLIATGDIGHIDDDGYLYITGRLKNVLISSFGRNISPEWVEAQLLTQPVIYQAAVLGDGEPALSAVIVVNQNCQNVLSGDGSSSANMSNSNSNDNNEIHKAVAEAIERTNNTLPDYARIKHWQIVDTPFSTENELLTDNGKLRRMHILSAYGPALGLSV
- a CDS encoding NADPH-dependent FMN reductase, producing the protein MSTFKPLKIALIIGSLRKDSVNRKFAEYMVSQMPDHVSVVECRIDDLPHYNEDIDTDTPPESYSRIREQVKDANALLIVSPEYNRTIPGGVKNAIDVLSRPFKNSVLTGRKTAFVTASPSSYGGRSCGFDLRKTMLPFEAPVLLAPEIYLSNAYDALDDEGNFTNERTQKYLKKFVDALVEFAEGK
- a CDS encoding TauD/TfdA family dioxygenase; the protein is MNTLSSQTASSPKSESQSESESQSQLQPQSAIDTAHENPILTDSIENGLQHRADILTALQTQGWLLLRDEGYNVDSFSSLMNDLCQTLTYDPARENINKEAQKVDAGTHPVGLHIENGNTPMPPDVIAFFSELSASKGSQTTVCDGHAVYEALPADLKQLFSQPIRISRYLPKAIWQTYMATAMGQTEGSNNFSLDDLKSFIDKTKSDLLTHAVEPQSDGGVRYVLQVPAIRSDNLSGLPAFANTLLGPSFNYEKPEFTLANGEPVTADMIERLTQLCEAYTQDVTWQDGDVLVIDNKRIMHGRREILVPLNERKLYIAMGLGLRA
- a CDS encoding DNA/RNA non-specific endonuclease, which produces MSNGHKYITNSKGRINKFKVELSLNKIDRNTNRQRNAGKAENATGDDSGHLIASKLGVAGYRLNMVPQASTLNRGNWKRMENEVRNEFKAGKSVSIKIDLDYANSSSSRPSKFIVNIKVDGKAKSPYIFEQ
- a CDS encoding TerD family protein, which encodes MQFIRGQKAKLSDVLTTQKAFSLQVDLNSPLTIDVSVFGLDTENHLSDEAYMIFYNQPVSPCGSISLKHSTNQQSLFSIDLATLDSKIEHLMVTLAIDGSGTMSQIDQSKISLINMESQVVASFAFDGSMFDQERAIMLFECYKKSGIWRFSAIAQGFSGGLASLIEYYGGEVEEPVSLPDTSLSQHTNTGTQLDSQSKVSLNKIVLDKPDRPHRVNLTKKQSSLIVEAIWIDNGDNRSDNDDLDLRVGLLVEGESVMHYIHAPNQTGALNKFPYIQHMGDVKEASKNEPGVERVEINCDIAKLIGRRVGIVFSVYSAISNGVVSIASLQPKMRMTYADQLVECVFNSSISPKAKSNFIYTYVIGTAIIDEQGIVIEHSGQTSKRMSEATPRLKWKNGGLVVTVDGESMFK